In Eretmochelys imbricata isolate rEreImb1 chromosome 4, rEreImb1.hap1, whole genome shotgun sequence, a single window of DNA contains:
- the VPS37A gene encoding vacuolar protein sorting-associated protein 37A isoform X2, with translation MNWLFPLSKGGGSSSPAAPLPALTSLQQQKQRQIESLRSAHSAIAEIQKDVEYRLPFTVNNLTININVLLPPQFPQEKPVISVFPPVRHHLMDKQGVYVACPLISNFTMHSDLGKIIQSLLDEFWKNPPVLATSSTSFPYLYSKPAGMPHYTPQGFPFLPPYPPQETNRSIASVPVAESGYTTDKPAAPSYGLITDLPLPVPTTEALLQVGQNGFSYKMPDVPDAFPELSELSIPQLTDMNEQEDILLEQFVNLPQLKQIIVDKDDLVKSIEELAKKNLLLEPSLEAKRQTVLDKYEHLTQMKATFEKKMQRQHELSEEDVKNVGQKEGLLGAGEIGSY, from the exons ATGAACTGGCTGTTCCCCCTGTCCAAGGGCGGCGGCTCCTCGTCCCCCGCGGCCCCGCTCCCCGCCCTCACCAGCctccagcagcagaagcagcggCAGATCGAGTCCCTGCGCAGCGCCCATTCCGC CATTGCCGAAATACAGAAAGATGTGGAATATAGGTTGCCATTCACCGTAAACAACCTGACCATTAATATTAACGT CTTGCTTCCTcctcagtttcctcaggaaaAACCGGTGATCAGTGTTTTCCCACCAGTAAGACATCACTTAATGGACAAACAAGGAGTGTATGTGGCATGTCCATTAATAAGCAAT TTCACAATGCACTCTGACCTTGGAAAAATTATTCAGAGTTTACTGGATGAGTTTTGGAAGAATCCTCCAGTTTTGGCTACTAGCTCAACGTCATTTCCATA tctttACAGTAAACCAGCTGGAATGCCTCATTATACTCCTCAGGGTTTTCCGTTTCTTCCTCCATACCCACCACAAGAAACAAATAGATCTATAGCCTCTGTGCCAGTTGCTGAATCAGGTTACACTACAGACAAACCCGCTGCTCCATCCTATGGCTTGATCACAGACCTGCCATTACCTGTTCCAACAACAGAAGCACTATTACAG GTGGGCCAGAATGGCTTCAGTTACAAGATGCCTGATGTTCCTGATGCTTTTCCAGAGCTCTCAGAATTAAG tataCCACAGCTGACAGATATGAATGAGCAAGAGGATATTTTGCTGGAACAGTTTGTGAATCTGCCCCAGCTGAAGCAAATCATAGTGGATAAAGATGACTTAGTGAAAAGCATTGAAGAGTTAGCAA aaaaaaatttaCTGTTGGAACCCAGtctagaggcaaaaaggcaaaCAGTGCTTGATAAA TATGAACATCTTACTCAGATGAAAGCCACCTTTGAAAAGAAGATGCAAAGACAGCATGAGCTTAGTGag GAAGATGTCAAAAATGTTGGGCAAAAGGAAGGCTTACTCGGTGCAGGAGAAATTGGAAGCTATTGA
- the VPS37A gene encoding vacuolar protein sorting-associated protein 37A isoform X3 encodes MDKQGVYVACPLISNFTMHSDLGKIIQSLLDEFWKNPPVLATSSTSFPYLYSKPAGMPHYTPQGFPFLPPYPPQETNRSIASVPVAESGYTTDKPAAPSYGLITDLPLPVPTTEALLQVGQNGFSYKMPDVPDAFPELSELSIPQLTDMNEQEDILLEQFVNLPQLKQIIVDKDDLVKSIEELAKKNLLLEPSLEAKRQTVLDKYEHLTQMKATFEKKMQRQHELSESCSPSALQARLKVAAHEAEEESDTIAEDFLEGKMEIDDFLSSFMEKRTICHCRRAKEEKLQQAITMHSQFHAPL; translated from the exons ATGGACAAACAAGGAGTGTATGTGGCATGTCCATTAATAAGCAAT TTCACAATGCACTCTGACCTTGGAAAAATTATTCAGAGTTTACTGGATGAGTTTTGGAAGAATCCTCCAGTTTTGGCTACTAGCTCAACGTCATTTCCATA tctttACAGTAAACCAGCTGGAATGCCTCATTATACTCCTCAGGGTTTTCCGTTTCTTCCTCCATACCCACCACAAGAAACAAATAGATCTATAGCCTCTGTGCCAGTTGCTGAATCAGGTTACACTACAGACAAACCCGCTGCTCCATCCTATGGCTTGATCACAGACCTGCCATTACCTGTTCCAACAACAGAAGCACTATTACAG GTGGGCCAGAATGGCTTCAGTTACAAGATGCCTGATGTTCCTGATGCTTTTCCAGAGCTCTCAGAATTAAG tataCCACAGCTGACAGATATGAATGAGCAAGAGGATATTTTGCTGGAACAGTTTGTGAATCTGCCCCAGCTGAAGCAAATCATAGTGGATAAAGATGACTTAGTGAAAAGCATTGAAGAGTTAGCAA aaaaaaatttaCTGTTGGAACCCAGtctagaggcaaaaaggcaaaCAGTGCTTGATAAA TATGAACATCTTACTCAGATGAAAGCCACCTTTGAAAAGAAGATGCAAAGACAGCATGAGCTTAGTGag AGTTGCAGTCCCAGTGCTTTGCAGGCCAGACTGAAAGTAGCTGCTCATGAAGCCGAAGAGGAGTCTGACACTATTGCAGAAGATTTCTTGGAAGGAAAAATGGAAATAGATGACTTTCTTAGTAGCTTCATGGAAAAGAGAACA
- the VPS37A gene encoding vacuolar protein sorting-associated protein 37A isoform X1, producing MNWLFPLSKGGGSSSPAAPLPALTSLQQQKQRQIESLRSAHSAIAEIQKDVEYRLPFTVNNLTININVLLPPQFPQEKPVISVFPPVRHHLMDKQGVYVACPLISNFTMHSDLGKIIQSLLDEFWKNPPVLATSSTSFPYLYSKPAGMPHYTPQGFPFLPPYPPQETNRSIASVPVAESGYTTDKPAAPSYGLITDLPLPVPTTEALLQVGQNGFSYKMPDVPDAFPELSELSIPQLTDMNEQEDILLEQFVNLPQLKQIIVDKDDLVKSIEELAKKNLLLEPSLEAKRQTVLDKYEHLTQMKATFEKKMQRQHELSESCSPSALQARLKVAAHEAEEESDTIAEDFLEGKMEIDDFLSSFMEKRTICHCRRAKEEKLQQAITMHSQFHAPL from the exons ATGAACTGGCTGTTCCCCCTGTCCAAGGGCGGCGGCTCCTCGTCCCCCGCGGCCCCGCTCCCCGCCCTCACCAGCctccagcagcagaagcagcggCAGATCGAGTCCCTGCGCAGCGCCCATTCCGC CATTGCCGAAATACAGAAAGATGTGGAATATAGGTTGCCATTCACCGTAAACAACCTGACCATTAATATTAACGT CTTGCTTCCTcctcagtttcctcaggaaaAACCGGTGATCAGTGTTTTCCCACCAGTAAGACATCACTTAATGGACAAACAAGGAGTGTATGTGGCATGTCCATTAATAAGCAAT TTCACAATGCACTCTGACCTTGGAAAAATTATTCAGAGTTTACTGGATGAGTTTTGGAAGAATCCTCCAGTTTTGGCTACTAGCTCAACGTCATTTCCATA tctttACAGTAAACCAGCTGGAATGCCTCATTATACTCCTCAGGGTTTTCCGTTTCTTCCTCCATACCCACCACAAGAAACAAATAGATCTATAGCCTCTGTGCCAGTTGCTGAATCAGGTTACACTACAGACAAACCCGCTGCTCCATCCTATGGCTTGATCACAGACCTGCCATTACCTGTTCCAACAACAGAAGCACTATTACAG GTGGGCCAGAATGGCTTCAGTTACAAGATGCCTGATGTTCCTGATGCTTTTCCAGAGCTCTCAGAATTAAG tataCCACAGCTGACAGATATGAATGAGCAAGAGGATATTTTGCTGGAACAGTTTGTGAATCTGCCCCAGCTGAAGCAAATCATAGTGGATAAAGATGACTTAGTGAAAAGCATTGAAGAGTTAGCAA aaaaaaatttaCTGTTGGAACCCAGtctagaggcaaaaaggcaaaCAGTGCTTGATAAA TATGAACATCTTACTCAGATGAAAGCCACCTTTGAAAAGAAGATGCAAAGACAGCATGAGCTTAGTGag AGTTGCAGTCCCAGTGCTTTGCAGGCCAGACTGAAAGTAGCTGCTCATGAAGCCGAAGAGGAGTCTGACACTATTGCAGAAGATTTCTTGGAAGGAAAAATGGAAATAGATGACTTTCTTAGTAGCTTCATGGAAAAGAGAACA